Below is a genomic region from Spirosoma radiotolerans.
AATGAAGAAACCGGCCAGACCATTATCCGGGGTATGGGCGAACTTCACCTCGAGATCATCATCGACCGGATGCGTCGTGAATTTAAGGTTGAAGTAAACCAAGGCGCTCCACAGGTAGCTTACAAAGAGAAGCTGACCAAAAACGTTGAGCACCGCGAAGTGTACAAGAAACAAACGGGTGGTCGCGGTAAATTCGCGGACATCGTGTTTGAACTTGGACCACGGAGCGAAGACGAAACGGGTGTGATTCAGCCAGGCTTAGAGTTTGTGAATGGCATTGTCGGTGGTGTTATTCCCCGTGAATTTATTCCAGCCGTTCAGAAAGGCTTTGACGAGTCGCTGAAAAACGGTCCGTTAGCTGGCTTCCCGCTCGAAAGCATGAAAGTTCGGTTGTTCCACGGTTCGTATCACGATGTTGACTCCGATGCGCTGTCGTTCGAAATGGCCGCTCGTTTAGGCTTCCGTGAAGCAGCCCGTCAGGCTGGTCCGAAATTGCTCGAACCAATCATGGCCGTTGAAGTGCTGACACCAGAAGAATACACAGGCCCAATCACAGGTGACCTGAACCGTCGTCGGGGTGTGATGAAAGGCATGGATACGAAAGCCGGTTCGCAGGTAATTAAAGCCGACGTTCCTCTGTCTGAACTGTTTGGTTACGTAACCGACCTACGCACCATGTCGTCGGGTCGTGCTACAGCTAACCTGACATTTGCTCACTACGAAGTGGTACCGCAGAACATCTCGGATACAGTTGTAGCGAAAGAGAAAGGTAGCAAGTAATACGTCTTAATCGATATTAGGTAGTCGGTCAGAACCGGTCGACTACCTTTTTTTTGTGTCGTCGGAGTAAATGGTTCTTTCGGCGGCCCTGTTCACATAACGAACCAAAACACAATGAGTCAAAAAATTCGCATTAAGCTAAAGTCGTTCGACCACATGCTGGTTGACAAGTCGGCTGAGAAAATCGTGAAAGCGGTTAAATCAACGGGTGCTATCGTAAGCGGCCCCATCCCTCTGCCAACGAACAAAGAAATCTACACCGTACTGCGGTCGCCCCACGTCAACAAAAAAGCTCGGGAGCAGTTCCAGCTTTGCACGTACAAGCGGTTAGTAGACATCTACAGCAGCAGTGCTAAAACGGTAGACGCGCTGATGAAGCTCGAACTCCCTAGTGGTGTTGATGTAGAAATCAAAGTCTAACGATTTCCGGCTAAAGGCCTTTAATGCCGCCAGTACGAGACCTAATCCGTTTCGCACTGGCGGCATTTTGTATCTGGTAAATTTCCCTCAGATTCTGTTGAATTATAAGGGCTTTTAAGGGGTTATTTTGTATATTGTCTAGTCCGGCAGACAGCCGTTCAGGGAGATTTTATCCGTTATGCAAAATGTCATTCAGCTACTACCCGATTCGATTGCTAACCAGATAGCCGCTGGCGAAGTTGTCCAGCGACCAGCTTCGGTGGTAAAAGAATTACTCGAAAATTCGGTAGATGCTAAAGCGAAGTCAGT
It encodes:
- the rpsJ gene encoding 30S ribosomal protein S10, giving the protein MSQKIRIKLKSFDHMLVDKSAEKIVKAVKSTGAIVSGPIPLPTNKEIYTVLRSPHVNKKAREQFQLCTYKRLVDIYSSSAKTVDALMKLELPSGVDVEIKV